The following proteins are co-located in the Candidatus Competibacteraceae bacterium genome:
- a CDS encoding response regulator, with translation MPVRHVLIVDDSKSARLMLRKMLQGFGMTVDTVDSAEEALSYLRDQQPDAIFMDHTMPGMDGLTTVRQIKNSPATASIPVAMYTSKDEPSYQDEAQAAGAVGVLSKPAIPETLGTILERFNALFDAVNLPPPSSPEPVVATPAAEGMTANQVGAIALEKAEQVFYEAIETQVLPLINDVVAKLRQDVEISQRETCGRIVSRICAEQLAEWQPPEPREVQPSEAALRAQMLPLMEQRLETYRREARASFEELTREMAGQVCQQQLHDLSSRLVRQLSLRFAEATQKAGADAREAAENVAREMVSQATAAAEAAATQAAVRQADAAAAAAEQTTRQLWADAQHDLRRRVHLAAGWAAATGVGAAVLAYALR, from the coding sequence ATGCCAGTCCGACATGTCCTTATCGTAGATGACTCCAAGTCGGCGCGGCTGATGTTGCGCAAGATGTTGCAGGGCTTCGGCATGACCGTGGATACCGTGGATTCGGCGGAGGAGGCTCTGAGCTATCTGCGCGACCAGCAGCCGGATGCGATCTTCATGGACCATACCATGCCCGGCATGGATGGCCTCACGACCGTGCGACAGATCAAAAACAGCCCCGCCACCGCCTCGATTCCGGTAGCGATGTATACCTCGAAGGACGAACCTTCCTATCAGGATGAGGCCCAGGCGGCCGGTGCCGTCGGTGTACTGAGCAAGCCGGCGATACCCGAAACCCTCGGTACGATTCTCGAACGATTTAACGCGCTGTTCGATGCCGTCAACCTCCCTCCGCCCAGCTCGCCGGAACCAGTTGTGGCAACACCGGCCGCCGAAGGCATGACGGCCAACCAAGTCGGCGCGATTGCCCTCGAAAAAGCCGAACAGGTTTTCTACGAGGCGATCGAGACGCAGGTGTTGCCGCTGATCAACGATGTGGTCGCCAAACTGCGACAGGACGTGGAAATCAGTCAGCGGGAGACGTGCGGTCGGATCGTAAGCCGTATTTGCGCGGAACAGCTGGCGGAATGGCAGCCGCCGGAACCACGCGAAGTCCAACCCAGTGAAGCCGCGCTGCGAGCGCAGATGCTGCCGTTGATGGAGCAGCGGTTGGAGACCTACCGGCGCGAAGCGCGGGCCTCCTTTGAAGAGCTGACGCGGGAAATGGCGGGACAGGTATGCCAACAGCAACTGCACGATCTGTCTAGCCGGCTGGTGCGGCAACTGAGCTTGCGGTTTGCCGAAGCCACGCAAAAAGCCGGCGCGGATGCCCGCGAAGCGGCGGAGAATGTGGCGCGGGAGATGGTGTCGCAGGCCACCGCGGCCGCGGAGGCGGCGGCCACCCAGGCGGCTGTCAGGCAAGCCGACGCGGCGGCGGCGGCGGCCGAACAAACGACACGCCAGTTGTGGGCGGATGCCCAGCACGACCTGCGACGGCGCGTTCATCTGGCGGCGGGTTGGGCGGCCGCCACCGGCGTTGGCGCGGCGGTACTGGCATATGCGCTGCGCTGA
- the galE gene encoding UDP-glucose 4-epimerase GalE, producing MRVLVVGGAGYIGSHMVKLLCQRGFEVTVLDNLSAGHRDAVKGGRFVLGDLGERDMLDDLLRTSRFDGVLHFASHIQVGESVREPAKYYLNNVFKTQYLLDAMVSHRINHFIFSSTAAIFGEPLRTPIDENHPKNPINPYGRGKWMVEQMLSDYDVAYGLKAVCLRYFNAAGADPDGELGERHEPETHLIPLVLQAAAGRRPNIAVFGTDYDTPDGTCVRDYIHVTDLCEAHLLALQRLWDGAGSAAFNLGNGNGFSVREVIETARAVTGREIPVVYGERRPGDPARLVADSRRARAELGWNPRYADLATIVAHAWRWEGTREG from the coding sequence ATGCGTGTACTCGTGGTCGGCGGAGCGGGTTATATCGGTTCCCACATGGTCAAGTTACTCTGCCAGCGCGGGTTCGAGGTGACGGTGCTGGATAACCTGTCCGCCGGTCACCGCGACGCGGTCAAGGGTGGGCGCTTCGTGCTGGGGGATCTGGGCGAGCGGGACATGCTGGATGATCTGCTCAGAACCTCGCGCTTCGACGGTGTGCTGCATTTCGCCTCTCATATCCAGGTCGGTGAGTCGGTGCGCGAGCCGGCCAAGTACTACCTCAACAACGTGTTCAAGACCCAGTACCTGCTGGATGCAATGGTCTCGCATCGGATCAACCATTTCATCTTCTCTTCCACGGCGGCGATTTTCGGCGAACCGCTGCGGACGCCCATCGACGAGAATCATCCCAAAAATCCCATCAACCCCTACGGGCGTGGCAAGTGGATGGTCGAGCAGATGCTGTCGGATTACGACGTGGCCTACGGGTTGAAGGCGGTGTGTCTGCGCTATTTCAATGCCGCCGGCGCCGATCCCGACGGCGAACTGGGCGAGCGCCACGAGCCGGAAACCCATCTGATTCCGCTGGTGCTACAAGCCGCCGCCGGCCGCCGGCCGAACATCGCCGTGTTCGGCACCGACTACGACACGCCGGACGGCACCTGCGTCCGCGACTACATTCATGTAACCGATCTGTGCGAGGCGCATCTGCTGGCGCTGCAACGATTGTGGGACGGAGCCGGCAGTGCCGCTTTCAACCTCGGCAACGGCAATGGCTTCTCGGTACGGGAAGTGATCGAAACCGCCCGCGCCGTCACCGGCCGCGAGATTCCGGTGGTGTACGGCGAGCGCCGACCGGGCGATCCGGCGCGGTTGGTGGCCGATTCCAGGCGGGCGCGGGCCGAACTGGGGTGGAACCCGCGTTACGCGGATCTGGCAACCATCGTTGCCCATGCCTGGCGCTGGGAGGGCACTCGCGAAGGATAA
- a CDS encoding acyl-CoA thioesterase gives MSHTIDIKVRGYHLDLFRHVNNARYLEFLEEARWNLLESRGNLDLLEQHGYTFAVVNININYRRAAFMGEILQIATSVKTIGTRSCVMHQRVTLKGSDTVVADADVTFVIVDTHTGKAAPLEGELRVAIERLAA, from the coding sequence ATGAGCCACACCATCGACATCAAGGTACGAGGTTATCATCTCGACTTGTTCCGCCACGTCAACAACGCCCGTTATCTGGAATTTCTGGAGGAAGCCCGCTGGAACCTGCTGGAAAGCCGGGGCAATCTGGATCTCCTGGAGCAACACGGTTACACTTTCGCCGTGGTCAACATCAACATCAACTACCGTCGCGCCGCCTTCATGGGCGAAATCCTGCAAATCGCCACCTCGGTGAAAACCATCGGCACCCGCAGTTGCGTGATGCACCAACGGGTCACGCTCAAGGGCAGCGATACCGTGGTCGCCGACGCCGACGTCACCTTCGTCATCGTCGACACCCACACCGGCAAGGCCGCGCCGCTGGAGGGCGAACTGCGGGTGGCGATAGAGCGACTGGCGGCTTGA